In a single window of the Burkholderia pyrrocinia genome:
- a CDS encoding porin, which yields MKVWFRMVALCGCGAVAPTFAQSSVTLYGSLDTGVTYTSDVASAPRGGRQVALQAGVARNDVWGLTGREDLGGANFAVFRLESQFQTSDGALTVPGSAFSSQAYVGLGGDWGTVTLGRQFDFVGDLLPAFAVGANTPAGLLAWGLPANASAGGALDNRVWGVQVNNAVKYVSPTFGGLSFGGMWGFGNVPGTVARSSVQSAMLSYTQGAFSAALAYFGQHDVASGGNLRNFSGGAGYNLGQFRIFGMVSDVRISAAAPLRATTYDAGLTYALTPSLQLGGGFQYQQRGGDVGPANQVTLSADYSLSKRTGLYAVFARGRDSAYGAQIEAALGGAAAGSTQTAVRVGVRHQF from the coding sequence ATGAAAGTGTGGTTCCGAATGGTGGCATTGTGCGGTTGCGGTGCCGTTGCACCGACGTTCGCGCAATCGAGCGTGACGCTCTACGGTTCGCTGGACACCGGCGTGACCTATACGAGCGACGTGGCGTCCGCGCCGCGCGGCGGCCGTCAGGTCGCGCTGCAGGCGGGCGTGGCGCGCAACGACGTGTGGGGCCTGACGGGCAGGGAGGATCTCGGCGGCGCCAATTTTGCCGTGTTCCGGCTCGAAAGCCAGTTCCAGACGTCGGACGGCGCGCTGACCGTGCCGGGCTCCGCGTTCAGCTCGCAAGCGTACGTCGGGCTCGGCGGCGACTGGGGCACCGTGACGCTCGGGCGCCAGTTCGATTTCGTCGGCGATCTGCTGCCGGCCTTCGCGGTCGGCGCGAACACGCCGGCCGGCCTGCTCGCATGGGGACTGCCTGCCAATGCGTCGGCAGGCGGCGCGCTCGACAACCGCGTGTGGGGCGTTCAGGTGAACAATGCGGTGAAGTACGTGAGTCCGACCTTCGGCGGGCTGTCGTTCGGCGGCATGTGGGGGTTCGGCAATGTTCCCGGCACGGTCGCGCGCAGCAGCGTGCAGAGCGCGATGCTGTCCTACACGCAGGGTGCGTTCAGCGCCGCGCTCGCTTATTTCGGCCAGCACGACGTGGCTTCCGGCGGCAATCTTCGCAACTTCTCGGGCGGGGCCGGTTACAACCTCGGCCAGTTCCGCATCTTCGGCATGGTGTCGGACGTCCGGATCAGCGCCGCCGCACCGCTGCGGGCAACCACCTACGACGCCGGGCTGACCTATGCGCTCACGCCGTCGTTGCAGCTGGGCGGCGGTTTCCAGTACCAGCAGCGCGGCGGCGACGTCGGCCCGGCCAATCAGGTCACGCTGAGCGCCGACTATTCGCTGTCGAAGCGTACCGGCCTGTACGCGGTGTTCGCACGCGGGCGCGACAGCGCGTACGGCGCCCAGATCGAAGCCGCGCTCGGCGGGGCGGCGGCCGGCTCGACGCAGACTGCGGTGCGCGTCGGCGTGCGGCATCAGTTCTGA
- a CDS encoding cytochrome b, translated as MENQAIAFTVEKYPLALRLLHWARAILIGAQLWTGWTMVRLDDNLPAKFDWYYPTHKEFGVLTLLVVLTQLAIRSMKPLPPLPSSLPKLDRKLAKIAHYLLYALAIIVPLMGYSMSSTYTQSDGVPFFFFRVPELLPKNDHWFEAFQWLHKTLAYTLLALIVLHILAALKHRFFDSNRENDVLRRML; from the coding sequence ATGGAAAACCAGGCCATTGCATTCACGGTGGAGAAATACCCGCTCGCGCTTCGGCTGCTTCACTGGGCCAGGGCGATCCTGATCGGCGCGCAGCTGTGGACCGGATGGACCATGGTCCGGCTCGACGACAACCTGCCGGCCAAGTTCGACTGGTACTACCCGACCCACAAGGAGTTCGGCGTACTCACGCTGCTGGTGGTCCTGACGCAACTGGCGATTCGCTCGATGAAGCCGTTGCCGCCGCTGCCGTCGAGCCTGCCGAAGCTGGACCGGAAGCTCGCCAAGATCGCCCACTACCTGCTGTACGCGCTGGCGATCATCGTGCCGCTGATGGGTTACTCGATGTCCAGCACGTATACGCAGAGCGACGGCGTGCCGTTCTTCTTCTTCCGCGTACCCGAGCTGCTGCCGAAGAACGACCACTGGTTCGAGGCATTCCAGTGGCTGCACAAGACGCTGGCCTACACGCTGCTTGCGCTCATCGTCCTGCATATCCTCGCCGCACTGAAACACCGGTTCTTCGACTCGAACCGCGAAAACGACGTATTGCGGCGCATGCTGTAA
- a CDS encoding IclR family transcriptional regulator: MSSLTKMLSILDVFSSSATSMTAEEIAELMGFSRTTCYRYVKELASVGLLVSSNGRYTLGPRIIHLDYNMRQSDPTLTAAKPVIQRLVQVTGGDALVSTLFDEQIINVMHETGAENLQLGFGRGRIMPLFQGASSKVIVAAMSRARLKRLHERHNAELGEFAADWTRFWRACQQVADAGYWISRGELDEGFVGIAAPIRTASSGEINSSLSLVFRAEHFALFDEHVLGKLLIDATAQIGAAT; this comes from the coding sequence ATGTCGAGCCTCACCAAAATGCTGTCCATCCTCGACGTCTTCTCTTCGTCCGCGACGTCGATGACGGCCGAGGAGATCGCCGAACTCATGGGCTTTTCGCGGACCACGTGCTACCGCTACGTGAAGGAACTGGCCTCCGTCGGCCTGCTCGTCAGCAGCAACGGCCGCTATACGCTGGGCCCGCGCATCATCCATCTCGACTACAACATGCGGCAGTCGGACCCGACGCTCACCGCCGCGAAACCCGTGATCCAGAGACTGGTCCAGGTCACCGGCGGCGACGCGCTCGTGTCGACGCTGTTCGACGAGCAGATCATCAACGTGATGCACGAAACCGGCGCCGAGAACCTGCAACTGGGCTTCGGTCGCGGCCGCATCATGCCGCTGTTCCAGGGCGCGTCGTCGAAAGTGATCGTGGCCGCGATGTCGCGCGCGCGCCTGAAACGCCTGCACGAACGGCACAACGCCGAGCTCGGCGAATTCGCGGCCGACTGGACGCGGTTCTGGCGCGCGTGCCAGCAGGTCGCCGACGCGGGATACTGGATCTCGCGCGGCGAGCTCGACGAAGGCTTCGTCGGCATCGCCGCGCCGATTCGCACCGCCAGCAGCGGCGAAATCAACAGCAGCCTGTCGCTGGTCTTTCGCGCCGAACACTTCGCGCTGTTCGACGAGCACGTGCTCGGCAAGCTCCTGATCGACGCCACCGCCCAGATCGGCGCAGCCACCTGA
- a CDS encoding aspartate aminotransferase family protein, with product MDYQKRQKRFWHPMSSAAAGHTTPTVIIERGDGNYVYDVEGHRMLDGVGGLWNVNVGHNRPEVKAAIARQMDELSYYQTFDGVAHPRVYDLADRLCAMFAQEDMQRVMFGSGGSDAVETALKMARQYWVAAGEPSRTKFLSLRNGYHGVHVGGTSIGGNGVYHYNHGPLLPGCVLLDTPWLYRNPWNCDDPQQLVEHCIQQLEETIAFHGPQTIAAFVAEPVQGAGGLIVPPADYWARVRAVCDRNGILLIADEVVTGFGRTGSLLGSRGWGVAPDILCVAKGISAGYVPLGATLYNGRIAQAIEHGAGFSHMVMHGYTYSGHPLACAASLAVLDIVEAEDLPGNAARVGQRLLEQLLPLKGDFETVGDVRGKGLMLALDLVTDKASRTPLDPGKGFAARVADAARKRGVLVRAIANKVVMSPPLTLQQGEADFIAVTLREALQECCADSRSIA from the coding sequence ATGGACTACCAAAAGCGACAAAAGCGATTCTGGCACCCGATGAGCTCGGCGGCCGCCGGGCATACGACCCCCACCGTGATCATCGAGCGCGGCGACGGCAACTACGTGTACGACGTCGAGGGCCACCGCATGCTCGACGGCGTCGGCGGATTGTGGAACGTCAACGTCGGCCACAACCGGCCTGAAGTGAAGGCCGCGATCGCCCGCCAGATGGACGAGCTTTCGTACTACCAGACCTTCGACGGCGTCGCCCATCCGCGCGTGTACGACCTGGCCGACCGCCTGTGCGCGATGTTCGCGCAGGAAGACATGCAGCGGGTGATGTTCGGCAGCGGCGGGTCCGACGCGGTCGAGACCGCGCTCAAGATGGCGCGCCAGTACTGGGTCGCCGCGGGCGAGCCGTCGCGCACGAAATTCCTGTCGCTGCGCAACGGCTATCACGGCGTGCACGTCGGCGGTACGTCGATCGGCGGCAACGGCGTCTACCATTACAATCACGGTCCGCTGCTGCCCGGCTGCGTGCTGCTCGACACGCCGTGGCTCTATCGCAACCCGTGGAACTGCGACGATCCGCAGCAACTCGTCGAGCATTGCATCCAGCAGCTCGAGGAAACGATCGCGTTCCATGGCCCGCAGACCATCGCCGCATTCGTCGCCGAACCGGTGCAGGGCGCCGGCGGCCTGATCGTCCCGCCCGCCGACTACTGGGCGCGCGTGCGCGCCGTGTGCGACCGGAACGGCATCCTGCTGATCGCCGACGAGGTGGTCACCGGTTTCGGCCGCACCGGCAGCCTGCTCGGCAGCCGCGGCTGGGGCGTCGCCCCCGACATCCTGTGCGTCGCCAAGGGCATTTCGGCCGGCTACGTGCCGCTCGGCGCGACGCTGTACAACGGGCGCATCGCGCAGGCGATCGAACATGGCGCGGGTTTCTCGCACATGGTCATGCACGGTTATACGTACAGCGGGCATCCGCTCGCGTGCGCCGCGTCGCTCGCGGTGCTCGACATCGTCGAAGCCGAGGATCTGCCGGGCAATGCGGCACGGGTGGGCCAGCGCCTGCTCGAGCAACTGCTGCCGCTGAAAGGCGACTTCGAGACCGTCGGCGACGTCCGCGGCAAGGGGCTGATGCTGGCGCTCGACCTCGTGACCGACAAGGCCAGCCGCACGCCGCTCGATCCGGGCAAGGGGTTCGCGGCGCGCGTGGCCGATGCGGCGCGCAAGCGCGGCGTGCTGGTCCGGGCGATCGCCAACAAGGTCGTGATGTCGCCGCCGTTGACGCTGCAGCAGGGCGAGGCCGACTTCATCGCGGTGACGCTGCGCGAGGCGCTGCAGGAGTGCTGCGCGGATTCGCGATCGATCGCCTGA
- a CDS encoding porin — MKKMIAAVSAAGAMGFSLTAHAQSTVTLYGLIDEGVNFTSNAGGSKAYQMVSGDTVGSNWGLKGTEDLGGGLRALFQLENGFNASTGAVGVTSRMFGRQAYVGLDSDRFGTLTFGRQYDPTLDMWSTFTATGNWLGDFGAHPYDNDNADWDYRIQNSVKYVSPTYAGFKGEVLYGLSNQAGGFAKNRVYSAALQYQMGAFSAAVAYLKANNGGATAGGALSSDDTVFSGRSQQNIDAGASYKFSDKLTLSAAYSHVDVYSPESNIYFANQPATGSQHAWKFDNFEVNGQYYFRPDFWFGAAYTYTRAHVATAAGDASPSWHQVSMMLDYDLSKRTSTYIQGAYQHATGNTGTDFDFAHVLGTAGQSSGRNQLALRVGMMHRF, encoded by the coding sequence ATGAAGAAGATGATTGCGGCCGTATCGGCCGCCGGCGCGATGGGATTCAGCCTGACGGCACACGCGCAGAGTACCGTGACGCTTTACGGGTTGATCGACGAAGGCGTCAATTTCACGAGCAACGCGGGCGGCAGCAAGGCCTACCAGATGGTCAGCGGCGACACCGTCGGCAGCAACTGGGGGCTGAAAGGCACGGAAGACCTCGGCGGCGGGCTGAGGGCGCTGTTCCAGCTCGAGAACGGCTTCAACGCGAGCACGGGTGCAGTCGGCGTGACGTCCAGGATGTTCGGCAGGCAGGCGTACGTCGGGCTCGATTCCGACCGGTTCGGCACGCTCACGTTCGGCCGCCAGTACGATCCCACGCTCGACATGTGGAGCACGTTCACGGCCACCGGAAACTGGCTCGGCGACTTCGGCGCCCACCCGTACGACAACGACAATGCCGACTGGGACTACCGCATCCAGAACAGCGTCAAGTACGTGTCGCCCACGTACGCCGGCTTCAAGGGCGAAGTGCTCTACGGCCTCTCGAACCAGGCGGGCGGCTTTGCCAAAAACCGTGTGTACAGTGCCGCGCTGCAGTACCAGATGGGCGCGTTCTCCGCCGCCGTCGCGTACCTGAAGGCCAACAACGGCGGCGCGACCGCGGGCGGCGCGTTGTCGAGCGACGATACGGTCTTCAGCGGCCGCTCGCAGCAGAACATCGATGCCGGCGCGTCCTACAAGTTCAGCGACAAGCTGACGCTGTCCGCCGCGTATTCGCACGTCGACGTGTATAGCCCCGAATCGAATATCTACTTCGCGAACCAGCCGGCGACGGGCTCGCAGCACGCGTGGAAATTCGACAACTTCGAGGTCAACGGCCAGTATTACTTCCGGCCTGACTTCTGGTTCGGCGCCGCCTATACGTACACGCGCGCGCATGTGGCGACGGCGGCGGGCGATGCATCGCCGAGCTGGCACCAGGTGTCGATGATGCTCGACTACGACCTCAGCAAGCGGACCTCGACCTACATCCAGGGCGCGTACCAGCATGCGACCGGCAACACCGGCACCGACTTCGACTTCGCGCACGTGCTCGGCACCGCCGGGCAGTCGTCGGGCCGCAATCAGCTGGCCTTGCGCGTCGGGATGATGCATCGTTTCTGA
- a CDS encoding aldehyde dehydrogenase family protein, whose amino-acid sequence MMKIQNLIGGRHCDASAGRTFEKLAPATGDYVAAVPASTAEDVDRAVRAAHGALHDDAWARAGGSARARWLLRLADLVERDGDALANLLAVEQGRPLAEMRMMDIPMSIDTLRYFAGWADKLEGRTIPTDGFMGRPTLSYTRRAPVGVAGQIIPWNAPLMIAVWKLAPALAAGCPVVIKPSEDTPLALSRLGELVCEAGLPAGVVNIVHGVGSEVGAALVAHPLVSKISFTGSTEVGRAIAGAAAKTFKRVTLELGGKAAQIVFADADLDRAIPSLMAGMFANQGQTCAAGSRVLAHRSIARALEERLADAARAIRVGPPSEPGVQMGALINPRHLARVRAHVEGALADGAVLLAGDEQVPPRGCFMRPTILGGVHPDMRIAREEVFGPVGMVMPFDTEDDAVRIANDTPFGLSASVWTQDVGTAHRVAERLDVGAVAINAWSPIDARLPWGGTKQSGIGRDLSTAALDSYLEEKIITAAL is encoded by the coding sequence ATGATGAAAATTCAGAATCTGATCGGCGGCCGGCATTGCGATGCATCTGCCGGCCGCACCTTCGAAAAGCTGGCGCCGGCGACCGGCGACTATGTCGCCGCGGTGCCCGCGTCGACCGCCGAAGACGTCGATCGCGCGGTGCGCGCCGCACACGGCGCATTGCACGACGACGCATGGGCGCGCGCGGGCGGCTCGGCCCGGGCCCGCTGGCTGCTTCGGCTGGCGGACCTGGTCGAGCGCGACGGCGACGCGCTGGCAAACCTCCTGGCCGTCGAACAAGGCCGTCCGCTTGCCGAGATGCGCATGATGGACATCCCGATGAGCATCGACACGCTGCGCTACTTCGCCGGCTGGGCCGACAAGCTCGAGGGCCGCACGATTCCGACCGACGGCTTCATGGGCCGCCCGACGCTCAGCTACACGCGGCGCGCGCCGGTGGGCGTCGCCGGCCAGATCATCCCGTGGAACGCACCGCTGATGATCGCCGTGTGGAAACTCGCGCCGGCGCTCGCGGCCGGCTGCCCGGTGGTCATCAAACCGTCGGAGGACACGCCGCTGGCGCTGTCCCGGCTCGGCGAACTCGTCTGCGAGGCCGGCCTTCCCGCCGGCGTCGTCAACATCGTCCACGGCGTCGGTTCGGAAGTCGGTGCCGCGCTGGTCGCGCACCCGCTCGTCAGCAAGATCAGCTTCACCGGCAGCACCGAAGTCGGCCGCGCGATCGCCGGCGCAGCGGCCAAGACCTTCAAGCGCGTCACGCTCGAACTCGGCGGCAAGGCCGCGCAGATCGTGTTCGCGGATGCCGACCTCGACCGCGCGATCCCGTCGCTGATGGCCGGCATGTTCGCGAACCAGGGGCAGACGTGCGCGGCCGGTTCGCGCGTGCTCGCGCACCGCTCGATTGCACGCGCCCTCGAAGAGCGGCTCGCCGACGCCGCCCGCGCCATCCGCGTGGGCCCGCCGTCGGAGCCCGGCGTGCAAATGGGCGCGCTCATCAACCCGCGCCACCTCGCGCGCGTGCGCGCGCACGTCGAAGGCGCGCTCGCCGACGGCGCGGTGCTGCTCGCCGGCGACGAACAGGTGCCGCCGCGCGGCTGCTTCATGCGCCCAACGATTCTCGGCGGCGTGCATCCGGACATGCGAATCGCTCGCGAAGAAGTGTTCGGCCCGGTCGGCATGGTCATGCCGTTCGACACCGAGGACGACGCGGTCCGCATCGCCAACGACACGCCGTTCGGCCTGTCCGCGTCGGTCTGGACGCAGGACGTCGGCACCGCGCACCGCGTCGCCGAGCGGCTCGACGTCGGTGCGGTCGCCATCAATGCGTGGAGCCCGATCGACGCACGCCTGCCGTGGGGCGGCACCAAGCAGAGCGGGATCGGGCGCGACCTGTCGACGGCCGCGCTCGATTCGTACCTCGAGGAAAAGATCATCACCGCAGCCCTGTGA
- a CDS encoding APC family permease, protein MNELSSRSEAGLSKNAVGLSHIVFFVVAAAAPLTAMVGATPAAFSLGNGPGVPGVFVLAGVMYLIFSIGYAAMSRHISNAGAFYAYIANGLGRPAGVGGAFVAIVAYNAVQIAIYCMFGFFLNNGVQQHYGIDVPWWAFALACVVAVHFCGARHIEFSGRLLGMLMIGEIAIVMLLDLAIVVHGANAGGFSAKPFSPAMVFTPGLGTALVFVLGSYMGFEATAIFSEEARDPKRTIPRATYLAVILIMVFYALSSWAIVEAWGEGQIAAQANRDPANLWFAVSGRLLGGIATDAMNVLLVTSLFAAILSFHNTITRYFYAMGRERVLWRKLGHTCPVHRCPDVAGKVQTLIALAAIAGSAAFRLDPFAVVFSWMSALATIGIIAVQILVAASVIAFFARDHRDASLVHRLIAPLVSVIALGACLVLVVRNLSVLSGSDSTFVAMFPYFLLAIGALGIRAALRLKRSDPDLYRELGRAVQ, encoded by the coding sequence ATGAACGAACTGTCATCCCGGTCCGAAGCAGGGCTCAGCAAAAACGCCGTCGGACTTTCACACATCGTCTTCTTCGTCGTCGCCGCGGCCGCGCCGCTCACCGCGATGGTCGGCGCGACACCCGCGGCATTCTCGCTCGGCAACGGCCCCGGCGTGCCCGGCGTATTCGTGCTGGCGGGCGTGATGTACCTGATCTTCAGCATCGGCTACGCGGCGATGAGCCGGCACATCTCCAATGCGGGCGCGTTCTATGCGTATATCGCGAACGGGCTCGGGCGCCCGGCCGGCGTCGGCGGCGCGTTCGTCGCGATCGTCGCGTACAACGCCGTGCAGATTGCGATCTACTGCATGTTCGGCTTCTTCCTGAACAACGGCGTCCAGCAGCACTACGGCATCGACGTTCCGTGGTGGGCGTTCGCGCTGGCCTGCGTCGTCGCCGTCCACTTCTGCGGCGCGCGGCACATCGAATTCAGCGGGCGGCTGCTCGGCATGCTGATGATCGGCGAGATCGCGATCGTGATGCTGCTCGATCTCGCGATCGTCGTGCACGGCGCGAACGCCGGCGGCTTCAGCGCGAAGCCGTTCAGCCCCGCGATGGTGTTCACGCCCGGGCTCGGCACCGCGCTCGTGTTCGTGCTCGGCTCGTACATGGGCTTCGAGGCGACGGCGATCTTCTCCGAGGAGGCCCGCGACCCGAAACGCACGATCCCGCGCGCCACGTACCTGGCCGTGATCCTGATCATGGTGTTCTACGCGCTGTCGTCGTGGGCGATCGTCGAGGCGTGGGGCGAAGGGCAGATCGCCGCGCAAGCGAACCGCGATCCGGCCAACCTGTGGTTTGCCGTCAGCGGCCGGCTGCTCGGCGGCATCGCGACGGACGCGATGAACGTGCTGCTCGTCACGAGCCTGTTCGCGGCCATCCTGTCGTTCCACAACACGATCACGCGCTATTTCTACGCGATGGGCCGCGAACGCGTGCTGTGGCGCAAGCTCGGCCATACGTGCCCCGTGCATCGCTGCCCCGACGTCGCCGGGAAAGTGCAGACGCTGATCGCGCTCGCGGCCATCGCCGGCTCCGCCGCCTTCCGCCTCGATCCGTTCGCGGTCGTGTTCTCGTGGATGAGCGCGCTGGCCACGATCGGCATCATCGCGGTGCAGATCCTCGTCGCGGCCTCGGTCATCGCGTTCTTCGCGCGCGACCACCGCGACGCCAGCCTCGTGCACCGCCTGATCGCGCCGCTCGTCAGCGTGATCGCGCTCGGCGCATGCCTCGTGCTGGTCGTGCGCAACCTGTCCGTGCTGAGCGGATCGGATTCGACCTTCGTCGCGATGTTTCCGTATTTCCTGCTCGCCATCGGCGCGCTCGGCATCCGCGCCGCGCTGCGCCTGAAGCGCAGCGATCCCGACCTGTATCGCGAACTCGGACGCGCCGTCCAGTAG